Genomic window (Acipenser ruthenus chromosome 55, fAciRut3.2 maternal haplotype, whole genome shotgun sequence):
tttttttaaaaaatgtttgttttaatcacAGTTTAATCACATGGGGCTTAAAATTAGCGTGCGTTCCCTTTAAAAAGAGAGGTCGGCTGTTTCCGTGACAGCGACGGCACCTTGTTCCACCTCCGAATGAACACGAATGCTTCCCGAACGGATCCGAGCATAGCCGAAACGGAGGGCAGAGCTCGAGCCGCTGTTTTACCTCAGCCCAGCCGCAAGAAAAAACAGccatttaaattttgtttttttttttggttacttttttatttatttattttttctttgtctttttttctttttttttattatttaatttttaaaaaaaaaacaaccgccGCCGGATTCTGAAGGTTTGGCCgcgtctttttttaaaaaaaaatttaaccaGGGCCTGTATGTGTCGCAAGGATGAAAATACAAAAACTCAAGAGACAAAAACGCTTATCATAAAATAAAAGCAACGGTTCCTCGGATTTCAGTGAAAACGGCTGTAACTGTACCTCAGAAAATTAAACAGTTATTGGACACAAACGGCGTGGCGGTTTAACACATCAACGgtcaaataaaatttaaatttaaacggTATTCGGTACGGTTATCATTTTACTGCACAGAATGCGAATCTAGCTGgttcaacaggaaaaaaaaaaaaacaacaaaaatattggatttttttgtttgttttctttttaccctACCGTCGGATTTCAGTACCAAGGTATGGTGGTTTAATGGGGAAAACTGAAGAGATGGACTGGGTACGAAAAAAGAAGAAACggtcatttttgtttattaaaacctgTATTTCGTGTTTGGGGTTCAAATCGTTCCTGTTGTTACTGATATTAATACAACACCACTTTTAACCAACtggttttttgttatttatttatttattatgatgattattattatgaagatTTGACAGCAAGCGCagaaaagacttttttttttttttttttttagttttatttccatGAGGGAAAATtagatattattttatttgaattgattttatttattttctgcacggaaatatatatattcttggaGTGGGTGTTTATTAATCgaggttagttttttttttttttcgaccgCACTTACATTAACCCCGCACCAAAAAATGgcctggaattaaaaaaaaaacatcttttgtcTACATAAAGAAGAAAACTAGGTaggtaaagaaaaaataattattccGCCCATACACAGACTATCTAGGTAGCCTACTCGGTTTTATATTTTATGCACGAattgatgcattttattttaattctacaGTATATGGTGCATTTTCTGTGTATAGCACGGGTTTGAGATTTCTAACTTGTTGGTTGTCCACACCTACGTTCATTTCTTAATTCAAAGAAAGGtcacatcatttttattttttattacccccccccccccccttcagtgtcttttgtttatttcttaatgCATCCCAACGATGAAACTATTGCATTTACCCAGCCTGTGTCGTGCAGTTTGAAATCTATGTACAGTATCCACAGTTCATAATTGTACATACTCGGGTAGATTTGAGCTGGTTCTCCCAGTTCTCAACAATAGCGAAGCAACCCCATCCCCCAAGCTTCACACACAAAGGcgtaagcatatatatatatatatctatataaatatacatatatatataaatataaatatatacagatcGGTTCGCCAGGCCCAGAACTCAGGcctgcacacaacacaaaacgcTAGTGTGTGAAGAATTGTGGAGTACTGGGGGAGggggtctgtctgtctatcagtctatctgtgtctgtctgtgtgtgtgtctgtatctatctgtctatgtgattgtctgtctgtctgtctgtctgtctgtctgtctatctgtgtgtgtctagctatctgtgtctgtctgtctatctatgtgtatctatctatctatctgtgtgtgactatctatctgtgtgtctatctatgattgtctatctatctatctatctgtgtgtctctgtctataTCTACtatgtgtgtctatctgtgtgtgtgtgtgtctgtctctctgtctgtgtgtctcaatctatctatctatctgtctatctgtgtgtctgcctgtgtgtgtctgtctatctatctgtctgtgtgtctgtctctctgcctgtgtgtgtctgtctatctatctgtctgtgtctctctgcctgtgtgtgtctgtctatctatctgtctgtgtctctctgcctgtgtgtgtctgtctatctatctgtctgtgtctctctgcctgtgtgtgtctgtctatctatctgtctgtatgtgtctctctgtctgtctgtgtctgcctgcctgtgtgtgtctgtatgtgtgtctctgcctgtgtgtgtctgtctatctatctgtctgtatgtgtctgtctgtgtctgtctgcctgtgtgtgtctgtatgtgtctctctgtctgtctgtgtctgcctgcctgtgtgtgtctgtatgtgtctctctgtctgtctgtgtctgtctgcctgtgtgtgtctgtatgtgtctctctgtctgtctgtgtctgtctgcctgtgtgtgtctgtatgtgtctctctgtctgtctgtctgcctgtgtgtgtctgtatgtgtctctctgtctgtctgtgtctgcctgcctgtgtgtgtctgtatgtgtgtctctgcctgtgtgtgtctgtctatctatctgtctgtatgtgtctgtctgtgtctgtctgcctgtgtgtgtctgtatgtgtctctctgtctgtctgtgtctgcctgcctgtgtgtgtctgtatgtgtctctctgtctgtctgtgtctgtctgcctgtgtgtgtctgtatgtgtctctctgtctgtctgtgtctgcctgcctgtgtgtgtctgtatgtgtctctctgtctgtctgtgtctgtctgcctgtgtgtgtctgtatgtgtctctctgtctgtctgtgtctgtctgcctgtgtgtgtctgtatgtgtctctctgtctgtctgtctgcctgtgtgtgtctgtatgtgtctctctgtctgtctgtgtctgtctgcctgtgtgtgtctgtatgtgtctctctgtctgtctgtgtctgtctgcctgtgtgtgtctgtatgtgtctctctgtctgtctgtgtctgtctgcctgtgtgtgtctgtctatctatctgtctgtctctagTAAGTACAGTCAGACATTTTAATATCCCTTTTAAAAGGGACCGAGCAAAAAGTGTTGACTTTATCAGGATTTCACCAATAGCATGGCAAAATATCCATTAAAACACATTACATGGGATTGCTGTGGAAATATAATACTAGTTATTCCACGGATTACAATTCAGTTGCGCCCTGGAAAAACCTGATTTCTCACcagtgcctgtcttatatatcttacCTAACTGCGTGGGAGTGAAGCTGCAGTTTGTGAACTCTGCCTCCACTCTGTTTTCCTGATAATATCTAAATGCTAATCAAATTCTTGGCGAGTGTTACGATGTTGTTccagacacagaaaacacacaaggTCAAATGTGCCCTACTTTATCAATTCCTTATCTTGAGGAAGAAAACATCTCTCTGCGTTGATAACAGCACACCTTGGAGCAATATTTGTCTGAGCGTTGTCAAAGAGGTCTGGAGATCGGACGAGACCCCAATCCAATCTGGCTGGCGACCAGCCATGTAATGTCTGAATATTTAAAAGCTGTGACCACAGGCTACAGAGGAAATGCAGCCAACCCCACAGCAAGGCATACAGCAAAACCAAGCTGTGATACAAGCAGAGCATGGCAGTAAACCATAGGAGGTAATGGGCATCGTACCAGGAAAACACAAGCACACCACTTAACTGTGGCTGAGTGCCAACATTTGCCATTGCATACATCTCTACATCCTTCCCCAGAAATGCAGGGACATCACATTACAGACGTGCCTGGATTAGTTGCCCAATTTGCCCCTCTCAAACGTCTTGcttggcccccccccccccaatacctCCGCCATTGAGAGAGGtcagtttgctttattttttaattaataattgccACGTATCTTCAAATGAACATGGCCACGTTTTGTAAaacaagggggctcccgagtggcgcatccggtaaagacgctccgtgtggagtgcaggatatagcctggaggttgccggttcgagtccaggctgttcctttGCAGactgaggacaggagctcccgggggggggcggcgctcaattggccgagcaatTCTGCCTTTCAATGTCATTTTGTCAGGTACAGCTGACCCAGGAATTAATAGTGCGGCAGTAAAGGTCacattcttattatttttaattctgtATTTCAGACAGCTTGATCTACCGAGTTGTTTGACAAACGTGTTTCCTAAGtccgttttttttaaagatattctgTTTACACCACcggtgaattatcaaacaaaataaaaacataaatacatgtaaaaaatagcCATGTGGAACGTCCCCTTCTCATGCTGGACAGATCGATATTTTTAGCAGAATctatatttctgatctttgatgcagcctggtgtctttttcattgaagacatttttaaagaaattgtgcagctctgtgcagtgcgCGTTGAATAGTTTACCGGATGGAAGCAAACTACATGGGTTCAAGGTTCCTAAACGCAGTGCGACGGCACAGTTTGGCCCCTGCTAGCCAGCAGTAACGAGGCATAAGGGCCCCTATCACTTTGACCTGTAACTCAAGAAGTTTGCCATATTGTGCCTTCAAGCTATTGCCTTATActcggtacacagctgtattctgtgattctcaaAATAATGTTCTTTCTTAAGTGCCGTCCAGTAAAAACGAACCCATTCATTGCTTTACCCTTTGGCCATTTCAATGATACCAAGTTATATGGTAACCCTCGCTTTAGGTTGTGCAACTTGTGATGCTTCATGTTTGTTCACAAAAATCTCCCATTTGTAATTTAATACATAAACCACTGCCAATTACCATGTTACGATTGCCGTGGATTATGATGAAGCCTCTCTGCTTTGCTCCCCAGGTGCTGCTGGGACGCAACGATGGGACGCTGCAGAGTGAGAACGCAGTGGTGCTGCTGAAACCACAAGAGAGACACTCTGGAGGGTGGGGCCGACTCTGAACGAacccaagaaagaaagaaagaaaggacggACTTTCAGGAGGGAGGAACGGAAGGAAGGATGGGCAACGCCAGCGAGAGCAGCGAGGGACCCAACCACCCGCTGGCGCCCAGTTCCTCCGCCGTTTCCACCTACGTCAAGCTGGTCCTCCTCGGGCTCATCATCTGCGCGAGTCTGGCGGGCAACCTGGTGTTGTCCCTGCTCATTCTGAAGGACCGAGCCCTCCACAAGGGCCCCTACTACTTCCTCCTGGACCTCTGCCTGGCGGACACCGTCCGCTCGGCCGTCTGTTTCCCCTTCGTCCTGGTGTCCATCAAGAACGGCTCAGCCTGGACCTACAGCGTGCTCAGCTGCAAGATCGTGGCCTTCATGGCCATCCTGTTCTGCTTCCACGCGGCTTTCATGCTCTTCTGCATCAGCGTGACCCGCTACATGGCCATCGCCCACCACCGCTTCTACTCCAAGCGCATGACCTTCTGGACCTGCGTGGCCGTGGTCTGCATGGTGTGGACGCTTTCGGTAGCCATGGCCTTCCCCCCGGTGTTCGACGTGGGCACCTACAAGTTCATCCGCGAGGAGGACCAGTGCATCTTCGAGCACCGCTACTTCAAAGCCAACGACACCCTGGGCTTCATGCTCATGCAGGCCGTCCTCATCCTGGCCACCCACGTGGTCTACACGAAACTGCTGCTGTTTGAGTACAAGCATCGCAAGATGAAACCCATCCAGATGGTCCCGGCGATCAGCCAGAACTGGACGTTCCACGGGCCGGGGGCCACCGGCCAAGCGGCCGCCAACTGGATCGCAGGGTTCGGGCGCGGACCCATGCCCCCTACCCTGCTGGGGATCCGGCAGAACGCTCACAACCAGAACCGTCGGCTGCTGGGCATGGAGGAGTTCAAGGCGGAGAAGCGGCTGGGCCGGATGTTCTACGTGATCACACTGTGTTTCCTGGTCCTGTGGTCGCCGTACATCGTGGCCTGCTACTGGAGGGTGTTCGTGAAGGCTTGCACCGTACCTCACCGCTACCTGTCCATCGCAGTGTGGATGAGTTTCGCCCAGGCCGGGGTCAATCCCTTCATCTGCTTCTTCCTCAACAAAGACCTCAAGAAAGGCCTCCTGGCTCACCTGCCCCCTTGCTGTAGGACTAAACCGCAACTACCCCACGAGCCCTACCGCGTCATGTGACAGAAGAGAGGTGCAGGGAATCTAGAGGAAACTGTATTTTGCCCTCCCTTTCAAACCTTTTAAAGAAACCGCCTTAACATTTCAAGATCTTAAATGAACTGTTCACTCACTCCGATTCAAAAGATTACAACCTAGTTTTATAATTCCAAATCAGCTTAAAAGTAATGAATTATACCTTGATATAGCAAATTGGCCCCTCCCCTCAGGTAAGAGTGACAAATCTTTAAAAGCTCCCCTCTTCC
Coding sequences:
- the LOC117401665 gene encoding probable G-protein coupled receptor 173; amino-acid sequence: MGNASESSEGPNHPLAPSSSAVSTYVKLVLLGLIICASLAGNLVLSLLILKDRALHKGPYYFLLDLCLADTVRSAVCFPFVLVSIKNGSAWTYSVLSCKIVAFMAILFCFHAAFMLFCISVTRYMAIAHHRFYSKRMTFWTCVAVVCMVWTLSVAMAFPPVFDVGTYKFIREEDQCIFEHRYFKANDTLGFMLMQAVLILATHVVYTKLLLFEYKHRKMKPIQMVPAISQNWTFHGPGATGQAAANWIAGFGRGPMPPTLLGIRQNAHNQNRRLLGMEEFKAEKRLGRMFYVITLCFLVLWSPYIVACYWRVFVKACTVPHRYLSIAVWMSFAQAGVNPFICFFLNKDLKKGLLAHLPPCCRTKPQLPHEPYRVM